A part of Halobacillus shinanisalinarum genomic DNA contains:
- the minD gene encoding septum site-determining protein MinD, translated as MGEAIVITSGKGGVGKTTTTANLGTALALQNKKVCLVDTDIGLRNLDVVMGLENRIIYDIVDVVEERCKTKQALITDKRFDCLHLLPAAQTSDKSAVTPEAIKAIVDELKQEYDYIIIDCPAGIEQGYKNAVAGADHAIVVSTPEKSSVRDADRIIGLLEQEEIEPPKLVINRIRSHMMKNGDMLDVDEIVNILSIDLLGIVIDDDAVITGSNKGEPVALQPNTKASLAYRNIARRILGESVPLLSLEENLTLMAKVKRFFGIRS; from the coding sequence ATGGGTGAAGCAATTGTTATTACCTCTGGAAAGGGAGGGGTTGGAAAAACAACGACCACTGCTAATCTAGGGACCGCTTTGGCTCTTCAAAATAAGAAGGTATGCCTTGTGGACACCGACATTGGGCTTAGAAACTTAGATGTTGTGATGGGGCTTGAGAATAGAATTATTTACGATATTGTTGATGTAGTTGAAGAACGTTGTAAGACGAAGCAAGCGCTAATTACAGATAAGCGCTTTGACTGCCTTCATTTATTACCTGCTGCCCAGACGTCGGATAAATCTGCAGTTACCCCAGAAGCCATAAAGGCGATTGTTGACGAACTGAAACAAGAATATGATTATATTATTATTGATTGTCCGGCAGGTATTGAACAGGGTTATAAAAATGCTGTGGCTGGTGCAGACCATGCTATCGTCGTTTCTACCCCGGAAAAATCAAGCGTACGGGATGCCGATCGCATTATTGGTTTACTGGAACAGGAGGAAATTGAACCGCCAAAGCTTGTAATCAATCGGATTCGAAGTCATATGATGAAAAATGGCGATATGCTTGATGTTGACGAGATCGTCAATATTCTTTCTATAGATTTACTTGGAATTGTCATCGATGATGATGCTGTTATTACGGGCTCCAACAAAGGAGAACCTGTGGCTCTTCAACCTAATACTAAGGCATCACTAGCCTACCGAAATATTGCCAGACGTATCTTAGGTGAATCGGTTCCTTTGTTAAGTCTAGAGGAAAATTTA
- the minC gene encoding septum site-determining protein MinC translates to MSNSQLVTIKGTRDGLTLHLNDQCSFKSIVNELEQKLSMNGLDHDEPMIRVTIQLGKRYLSNQQQEALREVIRERQNLVVESIDSEVITKEEALAWKEDTEITPVVRTIRSGQVVETRGDMLLIGDVNPGGEVLATGNIFIMGSMRGMAHAGIHGDNKAIVAASYMKPNQLRIADQLSQAPNYESEGVYMSCGFIDAGEGDIRIAPLHEVTRRRPDLASFERRMLNG, encoded by the coding sequence GTGTCTAACAGTCAATTAGTAACAATTAAAGGAACGAGAGATGGATTAACACTTCACTTAAATGATCAATGTTCATTTAAGTCCATAGTCAATGAGCTGGAACAAAAGCTTTCTATGAATGGACTGGATCATGATGAACCAATGATTCGAGTAACGATCCAGTTAGGAAAACGTTACTTAAGCAATCAACAGCAGGAAGCTTTAAGAGAAGTCATACGAGAGAGACAGAACCTTGTTGTAGAGTCAATTGATTCTGAAGTTATAACGAAGGAAGAGGCGTTGGCGTGGAAGGAAGACACTGAGATCACCCCTGTTGTTAGAACAATACGATCTGGACAAGTCGTAGAAACCAGGGGGGATATGTTATTAATCGGAGATGTTAACCCTGGGGGTGAAGTGTTGGCTACAGGTAACATCTTTATTATGGGCAGTATGCGAGGGATGGCCCATGCTGGAATCCATGGTGATAATAAAGCTATCGTAGCTGCCTCTTATATGAAACCTAACCAACTCCGTATTGCTGATCAACTCTCTCAGGCACCAAATTACGAGTCAGAAGGCGTCTACATGAGTTGTGGATTTATAGATGCGGGAGAAGGAGACATACGGATTGCCCCCCTGCACGAAGTAACCAGAAGAAGACCGGATTTGGCGAGTTTTGAAAGGAGAATGCTTAATGGGTGA
- the mreD gene encoding rod shape-determining protein MreD, which translates to MRRYIIAGLLLILLVMQGMAMSLLPANLVYSDLLITPHWVFCLVIIIAIFYDRDDTYQAIWYGMIFGLLIDVAYTGVLGVYMATYATIAYILHGVKKMVHANFIAASLLAILSVAMADTMLYIIYSFVQVTTFTWGEYVTLRLLPTVAANMIFFIILYPLVKNRIEQWSEDLNNA; encoded by the coding sequence ATGAGGCGGTATATAATAGCGGGTCTTCTGCTCATTTTACTCGTCATGCAAGGGATGGCTATGAGTTTGCTGCCTGCAAATCTTGTTTATTCGGATTTGCTGATTACTCCGCACTGGGTGTTTTGTTTAGTCATCATCATTGCAATCTTTTATGATAGGGACGATACTTATCAAGCAATTTGGTATGGTATGATCTTTGGTTTGTTAATAGATGTTGCCTATACAGGTGTGCTTGGTGTGTATATGGCAACCTATGCGACGATAGCCTATATTCTTCATGGCGTTAAAAAAATGGTTCATGCTAACTTTATTGCGGCTTCATTATTAGCCATTCTTAGTGTGGCAATGGCTGATACGATGTTATATATCATTTATTCTTTTGTACAAGTAACCACATTCACCTGGGGAGAGTACGTAACATTGCGGTTACTTCCTACAGTAGCGGCGAATATGATCTTTTTCATTATTTTATATCCTTTAGTGAAGAATCGTATAGAGCAGTGGTCTGAAGATTTAAATAATGCTTAG
- the mreC gene encoding rod shape-determining protein MreC: MPSFFRRKRLMTVLIGFVILVVLIGFSMRDRSELTIPEKFIQDTVGWAQTIFHSPVQLVTNTANNVQDMFNVYEQNEVLKARLAEYKGLIQENQQLKKDNDELRATVDKANSLSDYTPIHATVIARSSERWFKQMTINRGEEHGIEKDMAVITSEGMVGKIKSAGAFHSTVQLLSGFDRSNKISSWVLREDKENAFGLIEGYDMESGKLLLEGIKQDVELNKGDVVISSGLGGVFTENLRIGTIDEVVNDQFGLTKTAYVEPFADLFDISHVMVVDRDMETITEEEQSGEEEQ, translated from the coding sequence ATGCCTTCATTTTTTCGCAGGAAAAGGTTGATGACCGTATTAATCGGGTTTGTCATTTTAGTAGTGCTTATTGGTTTTTCTATGAGAGATCGCAGCGAATTAACTATTCCAGAAAAATTCATCCAGGATACGGTGGGGTGGGCTCAAACTATTTTTCACTCACCTGTGCAACTAGTAACGAATACAGCAAATAATGTTCAGGATATGTTTAATGTTTATGAACAAAATGAGGTGTTGAAAGCCCGGTTAGCTGAGTATAAGGGGCTTATTCAAGAAAATCAGCAACTGAAAAAAGATAATGATGAATTGAGAGCAACGGTTGATAAGGCCAATTCTTTGAGTGATTATACTCCGATTCATGCTACTGTTATTGCACGCAGCTCTGAGCGTTGGTTTAAGCAAATGACGATTAATAGAGGAGAAGAGCATGGGATAGAGAAAGATATGGCTGTCATTACAAGTGAAGGCATGGTTGGGAAAATAAAATCTGCCGGTGCCTTTCACTCGACTGTTCAATTATTGAGCGGTTTTGATCGGTCAAACAAGATTTCCTCGTGGGTGTTACGTGAAGACAAGGAAAATGCCTTTGGTCTAATTGAAGGGTATGACATGGAAAGCGGCAAGTTATTACTCGAAGGAATTAAGCAGGATGTGGAACTCAACAAAGGAGACGTTGTCATATCATCAGGTTTAGGCGGTGTCTTTACTGAAAACCTTCGTATCGGTACGATTGATGAGGTTGTCAATGATCAGTTTGGTTTAACGAAAACAGCTTATGTTGAACCATTCGCGGATTTATTTGACATTAGCCATGTCATGGTTGTGGACCGTGACATGGAGACCATAACTGAAGAAGAACAGAGTGGGGAAGAGGAGCAATGA
- a CDS encoding Ger(x)C family spore germination protein, producing MKKALPMILTVLILAGCWDQENLGDKRLINGISFDVSEENPELIKGGVRALDIKSQGGGEIKVNDELLIAKGSTTAELGHNIKHKLPGKLDITKAFLIFIGDELVKEGLYPLLEIFYRGNLGYLPAKIVIVKGKALDILRIKDNESPIAFRVLSGIEAAETNTLIPRGNLFTLWNKMEGDRIDPILPLVTKDKGKSNVTGVALFNQDKYTGKYLPDEEATILLYFMDRKGHTGDVHVPYKENPKKKFELKVMKINRNMDVQVSGDNSIICTLDLELVTELNADPLSIGNVKKMEKQTSEYITKRGGEIMEKLQKANSDPLGIGMEVSSKYPELWKQIDWKSEYKNVKIVPKVSVRIEKTGGLF from the coding sequence ATGAAAAAAGCACTACCTATGATATTAACCGTCCTCATTTTAGCTGGTTGCTGGGACCAGGAGAATCTTGGGGACAAACGTCTCATTAATGGAATCAGCTTTGATGTGTCGGAAGAAAACCCCGAACTGATCAAAGGCGGCGTCCGTGCCTTGGATATCAAAAGCCAAGGAGGGGGAGAAATTAAGGTGAACGACGAGCTTTTGATTGCCAAAGGATCGACAACCGCTGAGCTCGGTCATAATATTAAACATAAACTGCCGGGAAAGCTTGACATAACCAAAGCTTTTCTCATTTTTATTGGAGACGAACTCGTTAAAGAGGGGCTTTATCCTTTGTTAGAAATATTCTATAGGGGAAATCTGGGCTATTTACCGGCAAAAATTGTCATTGTGAAGGGGAAAGCCCTTGATATTTTACGTATCAAGGATAATGAGAGTCCTATCGCATTCCGAGTTCTCAGTGGAATTGAAGCAGCAGAAACCAATACATTAATTCCGAGAGGAAACCTCTTTACTTTATGGAACAAAATGGAGGGGGACAGAATAGATCCGATCCTCCCTCTCGTTACAAAAGACAAGGGTAAATCTAATGTGACGGGTGTAGCCTTGTTTAACCAGGACAAGTACACCGGCAAATATTTACCGGATGAAGAAGCAACCATCTTGCTTTATTTTATGGATCGAAAAGGGCATACCGGGGATGTACACGTTCCTTATAAAGAAAACCCGAAAAAGAAGTTTGAGCTGAAAGTGATGAAAATTAATCGGAACATGGATGTTCAAGTCTCTGGCGATAACAGTATCATTTGCACTCTTGATTTGGAGTTAGTTACGGAATTGAATGCTGACCCCTTGTCAATCGGAAATGTAAAGAAAATGGAAAAGCAGACATCCGAATATATCACAAAAAGAGGTGGAGAAATTATGGAAAAACTGCAAAAAGCAAATAGTGATCCTCTTGGTATAGGAATGGAAGTGTCCTCGAAGTATCCGGAGTTATGGAAACAAATTGACTGGAAAAGTGAATATAAAAACGTAAAAATCGTTCCTAAAGTGAGCGTAAGGATTGAAAAGACGGGTGGACTTTTCTAA
- a CDS encoding GerAB/ArcD/ProY family transporter, which yields MKNGQLLTKLQVYLLLIQAQFGIGLLSLPNLLGAKLEQDAWFSILIAGTFVQFTLFIYWLLIRRFPGTSYHDITKMITGKYIGTMINATHYIGYLAIGTYTSILVINLVNNWLLPFTPVWAVGGSLILISVYLVINDFTVVARFFVLLSIVVLPCFLTTLLMLTTPLETRNLMPLGDSGFVPILKGSHGALLALLGFELILFMSPYVNIAERKLLRTFTLSNLTVTILYTLVVILSLMVFSPNVLGQVREPVLYMFRALSFQTIDRIDLLFVSIWIGPMTASIMIYLLIASKSLAKKRSAFKKLVISSGGIMYVFILLATYDQQSIDLYSQIFNYCVYTVVFFLPCILLILSYLLKKKKVNI from the coding sequence ATGAAAAATGGACAGTTGCTCACAAAACTCCAAGTGTATTTATTACTGATTCAAGCGCAGTTCGGGATAGGGCTGCTTTCTTTGCCTAACCTATTAGGAGCAAAGCTTGAACAAGACGCGTGGTTTTCCATATTAATTGCTGGCACTTTTGTACAGTTCACTTTGTTCATTTATTGGCTGCTGATTCGACGTTTTCCAGGAACATCTTATCATGATATTACAAAGATGATCACAGGAAAATACATAGGAACCATGATTAATGCCACCCACTATATCGGATACTTGGCTATTGGAACCTACACGAGCATTTTAGTAATCAATTTAGTGAACAATTGGCTTTTGCCATTTACACCAGTCTGGGCAGTCGGCGGTTCTCTTATCTTAATCAGCGTGTATCTAGTGATCAATGATTTTACTGTTGTCGCCCGTTTTTTCGTCCTTTTATCCATTGTAGTACTGCCTTGTTTTCTTACCACACTCCTTATGCTCACGACTCCCCTAGAAACACGCAATCTTATGCCGTTGGGGGATTCGGGATTTGTTCCTATTTTAAAAGGGAGTCATGGAGCATTGCTTGCTCTTTTAGGTTTTGAGTTGATTTTATTTATGAGCCCATACGTCAATATAGCTGAACGCAAACTGTTAAGGACTTTTACCCTTTCTAACCTGACCGTTACTATTCTTTATACGCTTGTCGTCATTCTAAGCCTGATGGTCTTTAGTCCTAACGTCTTAGGACAAGTGAGAGAGCCTGTTCTTTATATGTTCCGAGCCCTTTCATTCCAAACCATCGACCGTATTGATCTTTTATTTGTTTCTATATGGATCGGACCGATGACAGCTTCGATTATGATATATTTACTAATTGCCAGTAAGAGTCTTGCGAAAAAGAGAAGCGCGTTCAAAAAACTCGTCATCTCAAGTGGGGGAATTATGTATGTATTCATTCTCCTTGCCACCTACGATCAACAATCTATAGACCTCTATAGCCAAATTTTCAACTATTGCGTTTATACAGTCGTGTTTTTCTTGCCTTGCATCCTTTTGATCCTTTCTTACCTCCTGAAAAAGAAGAAGGTGAATATATGA